In one Gammaproteobacteria bacterium genomic region, the following are encoded:
- a CDS encoding DUF2934 domain-containing protein has translation MTIMTDEERRRQMIAEAAYFRAERRGFSGGDPVPDWIEAEAEIDARLRRESERRALLERLEEGLGSRKREPRRNGGRGTAATPKRRRANSGLAGDGAKPE, from the coding sequence ATGACCATCATGACCGACGAGGAGCGACGCCGCCAGATGATCGCAGAGGCGGCTTACTTCCGAGCAGAGCGGCGCGGTTTCAGCGGAGGGGACCCGGTGCCCGACTGGATCGAGGCTGAAGCCGAGATCGACGCAAGGCTGCGACGTGAATCGGAGCGCCGCGCTTTGCTCGAGCGGCTCGAGGAGGGATTGGGCTCCCGGAAGCGTGAGCCTCGGCGCAACGGCGGGCGCGGGACGGCGGCGACGCCGAAGAGGAGGCGGGCGAACAGCGGCCTTGCGGGGGACGGCGCGAAGCCGGAATAA
- a CDS encoding DUF1538 domain-containing protein produces MLTLLKLKLSETIRAVAPLIIVVGLLEVVLVGASPAVLLQYLAGSLLVTLGLLLILMGVDFGMLPMGRFIGAKLAEKGSLLLLLAVAFALGFATTAAEPDVLVLAGQVEEVSGGTLPGQPIVYIIAGGVGLFVAVAFLRIIWGFSMAWQLTAVYAVMIALTLVAPAEVIPLAYDAGSVTTGALTGPVVLAVALGVSAVIAGRSAVNDGFGLLGMASVGPIIVLLIIGWLVR; encoded by the coding sequence ATGCTCACGCTGCTGAAGCTGAAATTGTCCGAAACCATCAGGGCCGTCGCGCCTCTGATCATCGTCGTCGGCCTGCTCGAGGTCGTGCTCGTCGGCGCCTCGCCGGCGGTCCTGCTGCAGTATCTCGCGGGGTCGCTGCTGGTCACGCTCGGCTTGCTCCTGATCTTGATGGGCGTGGACTTCGGTATGCTGCCGATGGGCCGGTTCATCGGCGCGAAGCTGGCGGAGAAGGGGTCGCTGTTGCTGTTGCTCGCGGTCGCGTTCGCGCTCGGTTTCGCCACCACCGCTGCCGAGCCGGACGTCCTCGTGCTCGCCGGGCAAGTCGAAGAGGTCTCCGGCGGCACTCTACCCGGCCAACCCATCGTTTACATCATCGCGGGCGGCGTCGGGCTGTTCGTGGCCGTCGCCTTTCTACGGATCATATGGGGCTTCTCGATGGCATGGCAGTTGACCGCCGTCTACGCCGTGATGATCGCGCTGACGCTCGTCGCGCCCGCGGAGGTGATTCCGCTCGCTTACGACGCCGGAAGCGTGACGACGGGCGCCCTGACCGGTCCGGTCGTTCTGGCGGTCGCGCTCGGCGTCAGCGCGGTGATCGCGGGACGCTCGGCCGTGAACGACGGCTTCGGGCTCCTCGGCATGGCATCCGTCGGCCCGATCATCGTCCTCTTGATCATCGGATGGCTCGTGCGATGA
- a CDS encoding DUF1538 domain-containing protein: MSDLPLVTDVVRTARGVALAVLPLAALFTVFQMLFLRLPRSEVSRIAVGTLMASIGLFLFLLGVAVGFMPFGRTIGETLGAFSQKWLLVPFGAVLGFVTTWGEPAVRILADQVEQASAGAIRQRLVLLAICAGVAVAVGLGMLRIGYDLPLFWILIPGYGLAIVLIWLSDREFVAIAVDSGGVATGPLANTFLLALALGTSAAATGRDPLVQGLGLVALIALAPIISVMLLGLVVRMKERPKRLES; the protein is encoded by the coding sequence ATGAGCGACCTGCCGCTCGTGACGGACGTGGTTCGCACGGCCCGGGGAGTCGCGCTCGCGGTGCTCCCGCTCGCGGCGCTGTTCACCGTGTTTCAAATGCTGTTTCTCAGGCTGCCGCGCTCCGAGGTGTCGAGGATCGCGGTCGGAACACTGATGGCCTCGATCGGGCTCTTTCTGTTTCTGCTCGGCGTCGCCGTCGGTTTCATGCCGTTCGGCCGCACCATCGGCGAAACGCTCGGCGCCTTTTCGCAAAAATGGCTGCTCGTGCCTTTCGGCGCGGTGCTCGGCTTCGTCACGACGTGGGGTGAGCCGGCCGTGCGTATTCTCGCCGATCAGGTCGAGCAGGCGTCGGCGGGCGCGATTCGGCAACGCTTGGTGCTGCTGGCCATATGTGCGGGCGTCGCCGTCGCGGTGGGACTCGGGATGCTGAGGATCGGGTACGATCTTCCACTGTTTTGGATTCTGATCCCCGGGTACGGTCTCGCCATCGTCTTGATCTGGCTCAGCGATCGAGAATTCGTCGCGATCGCGGTCGATTCCGGGGGCGTCGCCACGGGTCCGCTGGCCAACACCTTCCTGCTGGCCCTCGCGCTCGGCACATCGGCCGCCGCTACCGGTCGCGATCCGCTCGTCCAGGGCTTGGGTCTGGTGGCCCTCATTGCGCTCGCACCGATCATCTCGGTGATGCTGCTGGGTCTGGTCGTTCGGATGAAAGAGCGCCCGAAAAGGTTGGAGTCGTGA
- the ppsA gene encoding phosphoenolpyruvate synthase, with translation MNAKTQILWFDQVGRDDVARVGGKNASLGEMIRSLSGTGIRVPEGFATTAEAYRSFVERNDLGGHIRSAIADLGAGRLTLAEAGKSIREAVLRSDWPPELAREIGAAYRELCRRSGITDADVAVRSSATAEDLPDASFAGQQETYLNVRGERALLDACRRCYASLFTDRAIAYRHAKGFDHLQVALSVGVQRMVRSDLAGAGVMFSIDTETGFDRVVMIDAAWGLGENVVKGAVDPDRYQVFKPLLSDPSVSPIIEKRRGEKTLKMIYTGDAARPTKNVATSKLERAAFVLEDGEILELARSACAIERHYGLPMDIEWAKDGESGCLFIVQARPETVHARRETATLKTYRIARKGRRLAAGLAIGDAVVTGRVCIIESARDIDRFVDGAVLVTRNTDPDWVPIMKRAAAIVADLGGRTSHAAIVSRELGLPAIVGAGNATELLQDEQEITVSCAEGDEGFVYEGAAEFEVEELSISDIPETRTEVMLNLANPASAFRWWRLPVDGVGLARMEFVINTQIKIHPMALVRFDRLQDVAAKDAIAELTRGYDDKTLFFVDRLSRALARLAAAHYPKPVIVRMSDFKTNEYANLIGGAEFEPAEENPMIGFRGASRYYSPRYREGFALECRAIRRLREDMGFANVVVMIPFCRSVAEADRVLGVMAEHGLRRGERGLEVYVMCEIPSNVVLAGAFAQRFDGFSIGSNDLTQLTLGVDRDSAELAELFDEQDEAVKWMIGTVIRAAKQSDVKIGLCGQAPSDHPEFAEFLVECGIDSISVSPDSFVSVKQHVAAAEAALGSKVESAAREHSDGRQLNL, from the coding sequence GTGAACGCGAAGACGCAAATTCTTTGGTTCGACCAGGTCGGGCGCGACGACGTGGCCCGCGTCGGCGGCAAGAACGCTTCGCTGGGCGAGATGATTCGAAGCCTCTCGGGGACCGGCATCCGCGTTCCCGAGGGCTTCGCGACGACGGCGGAAGCCTACCGGAGCTTCGTCGAGCGGAACGACCTCGGAGGGCACATTCGGTCGGCGATCGCCGATCTCGGCGCCGGGCGGCTGACGCTCGCGGAGGCGGGAAAGAGCATCCGCGAGGCCGTGCTTCGCTCCGATTGGCCTCCCGAGCTCGCCCGAGAGATCGGCGCGGCTTATCGGGAGCTTTGCCGGCGCTCCGGCATCACCGACGCCGACGTTGCCGTCCGCTCGAGCGCGACCGCGGAGGATCTCCCGGATGCGAGCTTCGCCGGGCAGCAGGAGACCTACCTCAACGTGCGCGGCGAGCGCGCGCTGCTCGACGCATGCCGCCGCTGCTATGCCTCGCTCTTCACCGATCGCGCTATCGCCTACCGGCACGCGAAAGGCTTCGACCACCTGCAAGTCGCACTTTCGGTCGGCGTGCAAAGAATGGTTCGCTCCGATCTCGCCGGGGCGGGCGTCATGTTCTCCATCGATACGGAGACGGGCTTCGACCGCGTCGTGATGATCGACGCCGCTTGGGGGCTCGGCGAGAACGTCGTCAAAGGCGCCGTCGATCCGGACCGGTACCAGGTGTTCAAGCCGTTGCTCTCCGATCCGTCGGTCTCGCCGATCATCGAGAAGAGACGCGGCGAGAAAACGCTCAAGATGATCTACACGGGTGATGCGGCGCGGCCGACGAAGAACGTCGCGACCTCGAAGCTGGAGCGGGCGGCGTTCGTGCTCGAGGACGGCGAGATCCTCGAGCTCGCCCGCTCGGCCTGCGCGATCGAGCGGCATTACGGCCTGCCGATGGATATCGAGTGGGCGAAGGACGGCGAGAGCGGGTGCCTTTTCATCGTGCAGGCGCGCCCGGAGACCGTGCATGCGCGGCGCGAGACGGCCACGCTGAAGACGTACCGCATCGCGCGGAAGGGCCGGCGCCTCGCCGCAGGTCTCGCGATCGGCGACGCTGTCGTCACCGGCCGCGTCTGCATCATCGAAAGCGCTCGCGACATCGATCGTTTCGTCGACGGGGCGGTGCTCGTGACGCGGAACACGGACCCCGACTGGGTGCCGATCATGAAACGCGCGGCGGCCATCGTCGCCGACCTGGGCGGACGCACGTCGCATGCGGCGATCGTCAGCCGGGAGCTCGGGCTGCCGGCGATCGTCGGGGCCGGCAACGCCACCGAGTTGCTTCAGGACGAGCAGGAGATCACCGTCTCGTGCGCCGAAGGCGACGAGGGTTTCGTGTACGAAGGCGCGGCCGAGTTCGAAGTCGAGGAGCTTTCGATCTCCGATATACCGGAGACGAGGACCGAGGTCATGTTGAACCTCGCCAATCCCGCCTCGGCGTTCCGATGGTGGCGACTGCCGGTGGACGGCGTAGGTCTCGCGCGCATGGAGTTCGTGATCAACACGCAGATCAAGATTCACCCGATGGCGCTCGTTCGCTTCGACCGCCTGCAGGACGTCGCGGCGAAGGATGCGATCGCGGAGCTCACGCGCGGCTACGACGACAAGACGCTCTTTTTCGTCGATCGCTTGTCTCGGGCGCTCGCCCGGCTCGCGGCCGCCCACTACCCGAAGCCCGTGATCGTGCGGATGAGCGACTTCAAGACGAACGAATATGCGAATCTGATCGGCGGCGCGGAGTTCGAGCCGGCTGAAGAGAATCCGATGATCGGCTTCCGGGGCGCGTCACGTTACTACTCGCCGCGCTATCGGGAGGGCTTCGCGCTCGAATGTCGTGCGATCCGTCGCCTGCGCGAGGACATGGGGTTCGCGAACGTCGTCGTCATGATCCCGTTCTGCCGCTCGGTCGCCGAAGCGGACCGCGTGCTCGGTGTGATGGCCGAGCATGGGCTGCGGCGCGGCGAGCGAGGGCTCGAGGTCTACGTGATGTGCGAGATCCCGTCGAACGTCGTGCTCGCGGGCGCCTTCGCGCAGCGGTTCGACGGCTTCTCGATCGGTTCGAACGACCTCACGCAGCTCACGCTCGGCGTCGACCGCGACTCGGCCGAGCTGGCGGAGCTTTTCGACGAGCAGGACGAAGCCGTGAAGTGGATGATCGGCACTGTCATCCGCGCCGCGAAGCAGTCGGACGTGAAGATCGGGCTGTGCGGGCAGGCGCCGAGCGACCATCCCGAATTCGCCGAGTTTCTCGTCGAGTGCGGAATCGACTCGATCTCGGTCAGCCCGGACAGCTTCGTGTCCGTCAAGCAGCACGTCGCCGCCGCCGAGGCGGCGCTCGGTTCGAAGGTCGAATCCGCCGCAAGGGAGCATTCCGATGGCCGTCAGCTCAATCTGTAG
- a CDS encoding CBS domain-containing protein: MAVSSICSHNVATIGPDADVAEAAERMRKEHVGDLIVAEFKQARLVPLGIITDRDIVVAVVAKKVDPSTLTVGDVMSDRLLTVREDNGIDFALREMRRFGVRRVPVVGSEGELVGVLSIDDVVDHLATQLSHIGDIIRFGQRAEAEARP, translated from the coding sequence ATGGCCGTCAGCTCAATCTGTAGTCACAACGTCGCCACGATCGGGCCGGACGCGGACGTCGCCGAGGCCGCCGAGCGCATGCGCAAGGAGCACGTCGGCGACCTGATCGTCGCGGAGTTCAAGCAGGCGCGCCTCGTGCCGCTCGGGATCATCACCGATCGGGACATCGTCGTCGCGGTGGTCGCGAAGAAAGTGGATCCGTCCACGCTCACGGTCGGCGACGTCATGAGCGACCGGCTGCTGACCGTGCGCGAGGACAACGGCATCGACTTTGCGCTGCGCGAGATGCGCCGATTCGGCGTGCGGCGTGTGCCGGTCGTGGGCTCGGAGGGTGAGCTCGTCGGCGTCCTGTCGATCGACGACGTCGTCGACCACCTCGCGACTCAGCTCTCGCACATCGGCGACATCATTCGCTTCGGGCAGCGCGCGGAGGCCGAGGCTCGGCCCTGA
- a CDS encoding P-II family nitrogen regulator yields the protein MNASLIVSIVRKGWGSSVLEASVKAGARGGTVLFGRGAGIHEHEKIFGMSIEPEKEIVLTMVGSEQVDSVLDEIVRTAELNTTGRGIAFVLPVDKVVGVAHFMMAGSDHD from the coding sequence ATGAACGCTTCGCTCATCGTCAGCATCGTCAGGAAAGGTTGGGGCAGCAGCGTGCTGGAGGCCTCGGTGAAGGCGGGCGCGCGCGGCGGCACCGTGCTCTTCGGCCGCGGTGCGGGCATTCACGAGCACGAGAAGATCTTCGGGATGTCGATCGAGCCGGAGAAGGAGATCGTGCTGACCATGGTCGGCTCGGAGCAGGTGGACTCGGTTCTCGACGAGATCGTGCGCACGGCCGAGCTGAACACCACCGGCCGCGGCATTGCGTTCGTGCTTCCCGTCGACAAAGTCGTCGGAGTAGCGCATTTCATGATGGCGGGGTCCGATCACGATTAA
- a CDS encoding FtsX-like permease family protein, with product MLENQSFPLAQVPAAFTFMWPTHLLVRTEGDPMALAGAIRAAVWSVDADQPVASMRSMEEIFDAELANRNLQMMLVGGFAVLALVLASVGLYGVLSYAVTQRTAEIGVRIALGAERRNVIGAVLRSAVLLAACGVGLGIAGALAVTRLLSSFLFGVAPTDAITFTTVPTLLFLVALAAAYVPARRAARVDPVEALRAE from the coding sequence ATGCTTGAAAATCAATCGTTCCCGCTCGCGCAAGTGCCGGCGGCGTTCACGTTCATGTGGCCGACGCACTTGTTGGTGCGCACCGAGGGGGATCCGATGGCGCTCGCGGGCGCGATCCGTGCCGCCGTCTGGTCCGTCGACGCGGACCAGCCGGTCGCATCGATGCGCTCCATGGAGGAGATCTTCGACGCCGAGCTGGCGAACCGTAACCTCCAGATGATGCTCGTCGGAGGCTTTGCGGTGCTCGCGCTCGTGCTCGCGTCCGTCGGCCTCTACGGCGTGCTGTCCTACGCGGTGACGCAGCGCACCGCCGAGATCGGCGTGCGGATTGCGCTCGGTGCCGAGCGCCGCAACGTGATCGGCGCCGTGCTGCGCAGCGCGGTGCTGCTCGCCGCGTGCGGCGTCGGGCTCGGCATCGCAGGCGCCTTGGCCGTGACCCGGCTGTTGTCGTCGTTCCTGTTCGGTGTGGCTCCGACCGATGCGATCACCTTCACGACCGTGCCTACGCTTCTCTTCCTCGTCGCGCTGGCGGCGGCCTACGTTCCCGCGCGCCGCGCCGCGCGGGTCGATCCGGTCGAGGCGCTGCGGGCGGAGTGA